The nucleotide window TTAGTTTGGATTTAATGCCAGCCAAGGTACCTACCTGGGCATCAGCATCGTATTCAGAACGTAGAGGATTGCCATGGTTTCATGGGGTGCTGCTATATTTGTGAAGGACTTGCCACTGACTGTATTTTCAAGCATCAGGTGTATCTCAGAAGAATGAAATCCAGCAAGCAGGAGGCTAGATTTTGAGTCTAGGAGTGTTGAAGTGGCAGCTGAACTGGAAGGAGAATGCGTCTATCCCTGCATTTGTGCATTTGGTCTTACTCATTTAGGGCTGCATAGGGGTTAAATTTTATCCCAGATTTTGCtagaagacctttttttctcgaGAGGCCAGCAGGCTGTTGGGTCTCCCTTGGTTACTGCAGGAGGGTTCCTGCTAGCGCCGACTCTGGAActgaggagagctggattggaagcgctGGGGGAGGTTGGGTCCCAGGGGGCAGGAGGTGACACAGGAATGCCGCTGAGCCCTCTCGGGTGGTTGCGGAGCGCCGAGGTGAGGCAGAGTCCAGAGATTGCTCTAGAGCACTCGCAGGCCAGCTGGGCTCACGTCTCTGTCCCACatcaaggggaggggaggggaggtgggtgtGTCATTGCTTGTGGGAGGGGTCCTGGACACAAAGTTACGATGGTGCCCCCAGGCTGCTTCTCACACTCTCCCACGTGTGCAGCTTGTCTGCTCTTTGCATCCGGGGAAAAGCTGGTGCTTCCCCCATCCTTGCTGCAGGTCTCTGCCCTCACATACCTACCCCAGCTCACACCCCGCCCCTTCCcatcgtcccccccccccccatccttctCTGAGAGCACAGACCCCTTCGTGGCCTCTGGACCCTGCTCTGTGGTGGGATCTGTTCAGATCTAAGGAGAGTCCTAGGCCTTTTGACCAGAGTACTTGAAGTTCTATGAGAAGTACTTGTCACTAAAACACTCGGTAAACTTCATGAAGAACACTTTGCATTGTGTGAAGTCACCACCATTCCGAATGACGCTGCCCTGTGTCATCTTTGCTGGAACGGTCTGGAGCTGAGATATAGTGGGCGTCGTGGGTGTGGGAAGGCCCCCACATGACCTTTCTCAATTGGCCATGTGGAGTGCTGGGCATGCGCCAGCCCATGCCACCCCTGCCATCAAAGCTGCATCCTGGAGGCGCAGCTGTAGCTTGTCTGGCACCTTGGGGACAGGCTTGGTGATTGTTCAAGGAGACAGGGAAGGTCTGGTGGGTCAGCTGGTGGCCAGGTGTGGCACCGCAGGGCCCCTTGTTCAGCCCACGTGGGGCCAAGCACATCCTTGCTCATTCTCGTTTTCCAGTCCACAAAGCCACACATCATGTACAGGTGACCACCACCACTCTGCCATCCTCATTGTTGGGGACCTAGGGAGCCACGAGCCAAGTCCGCCCAGCAGAAGGAGAAGCCTTgtgacctgtatggagttctacAATGAGAATTCCTCTTGAAAAGCAACAGTACAGCCCACGCCCCCCAAATCGCTGTACTTTACCCCGTAGAGAGTCTGCGTGCTGTTCTGAGAGCCCCTGGAGACAGATGCCTGTCAGTCCTCCAGAGACTCCCGTTTCCCAGGCCTGCTCTCCGCCGGGCACCCTTGTGTGCGCGTTGCCTGCTTGCCGCCtcttctgcctgtctctgcccaCAGCGTTTTGCCTTTGCTGTTGTGAGTGTGTCCTTGAGAATCACGAGTCCCTGTCTGGACTCTGGCAGGTACAAATCTTATCAGTCACGCCTGAAAAGTTTTGTCTTCTGATAATTAAAGAATTTCAACAGCTGGTAGCCACTTAAACCCTCGCAATGGTGACATTCTTGGCggtctgttttctgtttccatcCTGGCCATGCCTCCTGCGGCATTTAAAGCTGCAGCCAGAGTTCCGTGGCCGTGAGACCCTGCTTGTGAGTCCAGTGGAGCCGATAAATCCTTTTGGGGAGCTGGGTGCTGAGTGGTCCCTGGGGCCTGCCTGTCTCCTCAGCACTGCTGCTGCAGCTTAGCCTCCTACTCACTCAGAGGTCACGGGAGTCGCCTAATGCTGTTGCCTGCCTGCTGACTTGAAAAAGCCGTCGTGAAACTGCCTTGCAAAATTAACTGGGGAGCAAGCACAGGTGCAGTGGCTGTCGGTCCACCTGACGCAGTCCCCAAGCGTAGCATCCCACGTAGGCCTGCGGAGGAGGGAGGTGAAGCGTGTGCAAAGCTTTGTTCATGGGAACCACTCTCGCCGGCCTGGCCCAGGGTTTGTGAAGTGAAGTGGTTTAGTCGCATTACGCCGCAAAATGATCTCTGTCTGCTTACAACGCAGGTGGACGTGGGAGTGGTGCGCTTCACCCCCTTGATACAGCCCAGGATCGAGCAGCCGTTCAAGCTGGTGGAGAAGGTCGTGCAGAACGCATTCCAGTTCCGGAGAAAGTACTGCTATCGAGGGCTTGGGTAAGAATGCCTTCTCTTCCGCTCAGTAGCCATATTTATAAAATCCTCAGTCACTTCCTAAAAATgtgtctatttgagaggcagacagagctcccatgtgctggttggctccccagacgcctgcaatggctaggaccgAGCTGGGCCGAGACTGGGAACAAGGAGCTtctcacgtgggcggcagggacccaactacttgagccattcccattgcctccccgggtctgcattggcaggaaactagaGATGGTAATTAAAGCCAGGGCCCAGTGAGGGGTGCAGGCACGttaagtggcaccttaaccactaggctaaacatccaACCCCCTCAATCACGTTTAAAGAGTAAGAACTTTGATTTTCTGTGAATATTGCTCTTAGTTCAAACACTGTGATGAACAGATTTGGAAGGAGGAAAGCCTTAATTTCACCTCAGATGCCATCTATAGATTCGgtcttgtctttttgttttgttttgtttttggtgagatttatttatttgagagggagagacagaggtcttccatctgctggttcactccccaaatggccacaacggccagagctgggctgatgggaagccaggagcttctcctgggtctcccacgtgggtgcagaggcccacgtacctgggccatcctcactgctttcccaggcgcattagcagggagctgtatcggaagttggagcagctgggacttgaaccagcacacatatggacTGCCCGGCCCttcaggtggaggtttaacctgctacaccacggtgccagccccaggttagGTCGCTTCTATCTAAGTTCAACCTAAAACTTGCACTCGCATAGCTAGCATTGGCCGAGTCTCCAATTCCTAACTTGGCATCAGGACTCAGAGGTGAGTTCTTAACAAGCTGTGTTTCCACTCTCTTCATTAAGGACACACTTCAGGGCTGGGGAGCACACAGCCATGCGTGCCTGATCTCTGGGAGCCACTCTGCTCCATCATGCCCAGCACCCCATGCAGGCACCATCAGGACGGCAGAGCACAGGGGCACCTCGGTGACACTGCACTATGCACTGAGAGTCAGGAACATGTTCAGTCATGCACAGTTGAGGCCGGGAAGTGTGTATTTCTTTTACAATTTCCATCAGTATTTGGCTGTTTAAAGGGGCTCAGCTTCACAGATTCTCCTCAGTTTTACATGACTCCACTTTAACTGTTTTTCCTGGTGAGGTGAAAAgcccttttatttatatttttttctcttaaagattttatttatttgaaagtcagcattggaggttggtggggggagagagattttgatcttctactcactggtccactcctcaggtggccacaagggccagggctgagccacactgaagtcagaagcttcatctgggtctcccacgggggtgcaggggccgaagtacttgtgccatcttgaccgctttcccaggaacagcagcagggacctggatcagacgtggagcagccaggacaaactggtgctcatgtgggatgctggtgtcgggGTGGCAGCTGTGCCTGCTTTGCCAGCGCCGGCCCGAAGCGCCCTTGTGTTGTGCATGCCATTACTTGAAGTACTGGCAGGTGGCCACATCCCGAAGCCGTGGCTATCCACAGAGCCTGTCCTGGAGGACCTCAGCTTGCCTTTTGGTGACTAAGTGTGACTCATAAAACTGCATGGATAGTTCCGACCCGTGACTCACAAAAGGGACGTCCTGCTTTTGGAAATCCTGGAATTGGTCTGAGCCTAGAGCTGCCCCTGTGTTTCCAAGACAACCTCCCAGCGCAGTGACAGCCCAGGAATTTCAGGCACACAGTGGACAGGGGCACAATACTGTGACCCACTCTGGCTGGCCAGTACATGTCAGTCATTCTGCACTAtgactcagccctagctgttagcCATCATGGGACCTCCCCCTCCTCGCCATGAACAGAAAGACCCGGGCCACCTCCCCTGAAAACGTGGGGCGCATCAGCTGTTGCTGAGAGCATCCTCAGCCTGTAAGGAAAACACTCCCTCCCTGGGCCATGACACCGGCCGAGCCCCAGGAGGTGAACCCTGCGGTTTCCGAGGGTTGGGAGAAGAAAAGCGAATCTGGGCTTAACCTTGCAATGATTTCATGCAGTTGGTCTTGATACAGTTCATTGGGTTAGATGCAGTTTAAAATACACACTTGGAGTCAGTTTAAAAGATGCATCAAAAATCTGTTCCTTTCAAGCTTTGCAAAGAACTCATTTTTGGGATAAAGAATAAATCCAAATGATAGAAAATCAGAACTTGAGATTTGTCACTCCAGGAATCAGAGAACTTTCATATCACAGTACGGGGCCAATTTCAACTGACCTTGCTACAAGACTGCTCCTTCACCGCGTATCCACCTAGTTGCAGGAGATGCTTTCCCACCGTGGAAACACCCTGCAGGTGAGGTTGCATCTGCCCACCCTGGTGGCCTGCCTCCCTTGCCTGTGTCATAGCCCAGGTTCTTCCACGTCAGTCCCTGTGCCCCTGGccccctctgcagcccctccaGGTGTCACTCATCCAGGCAGCCTCAGGCTCGGGAGAGTGTGGGTGAGGctctgatatttttctctttcccacAGAATGCTATTCCCCGAAGCCCAGCGCTTGGAAAGCACGGAGAGGCTGCTCCACCTGGCCGACGTCGAGCCCACCCTCCGGCCCCGCCAGCTGTCCATCGCACACTTCAGGAGCCTCTGTGACATCTACAGACGCATGTGTGACGGCGACCCGCAGCTCTTTGCTTACGATTTCCGAGAAGAGCTCAGGCAAAGTAAACACAAGTGTCGCCACGAGGAGGACCGTGGGGAGAGCGGGGACCTTAGCCACTGCCGTCCCCAGGATGTCCTCCACGTCTCCCCAGGACAGTCAAGAGACCAGTGAGCAGATGGCGTGTATTCTTTTACTGTACAGCTTggtagagaaaataaatatcaaataagaTACAGTACAGgctttaatacatatatatatacactgcaTAGATAGGACGTGTTCGGTATAAACATGAAGTATTTGCACACTGCACCCCTACACCACATCAGAATAACTTAGGTATTCTTTAAATAAAGCGGACACTGGCAGCCCGGAGAAAATGCCCAGAGGAGTCGAAAAAAATGTCccttttaaaagcttttaatCCAACCTCTCCAGTCTTACTTCCCCCCCACATAAATTAGAATTATTAAGAATGCAATCTAATTTTAAGGATTCTAAGTCATTTTGATGCCTGCTCAAAAGAGATGTAAAagtaagcaatttacagattccgATCAGTCTCATCTGGTTTCCCGAAccacaataaattaaaataacttaaGTCTTTACAGCTGTCTCACGGGAAACGCGTGCTGCACGAAACCCAGTCGTGACCAGTCTAAGCGAGCAGCCCGCCCCggctccggccgcagcgctgcTAGGATTTCCCGTGGCTCTCTGTCTGGTAGAAGCACTCCTCGCTCACCACCGACGTTAAGCTCTGGACGCTGAATTCCCGCTCCAGGACAGAGTTGAGGTCGAGGCTGGAGTTTTCCGATTGGCAGTCCAGGGACTGGTGGCGCGTTTGCGCCTTGGCCAGAGCGCCTCTGTCCCTCTTGGTGCTGTTGGCCTTCCGCTTAATGGGGCAGAAGTGGCCCCGGACCAGTTTGGGCTGCTGCTCGCCGCCCCCGGGCTGTGTCTCCGCCTCCTCCGAGATCCTCAGCCTCTGGAACTCGATCTCGATGTCCCTGGTGGGGCTGCCCCCTCTCGGAGGCGGGGGGCCGTCGTCCTCGTCACTCAGGATGTCGCTCTCTTTGACCAGGCCGTCCGAGAAATCGGCCAGGCCCTTCCCGGGCGAGCCGCCCTTGGAGTCCTGCCTGCCGTCGGCCGCGGGGCAGCCGCTGCTCTGAGTGGTGCTGCTGCTCAGGCTGCCCTCGTCCGAGTCGAGCGAGTGGCCCTTGCCCGGCTCCCCGGGCCACTCGCTGCTGGAGGAGTTCTTGAGGACTCgcagggacctggaggaagctgcaggGAGAAAACGCGTGGCCCTTAGGAGGCAGACCCGGCTCCACGAGCTGGGGCCCGCGCCTTGCGGGATCTGACTTCATGTCCTGCTCGCCCTGCCTCGTGTTCTCCCTTCAACTGGAGTGACCGTGACCCTGGCAGTGAAGCCGACACGTGCAGGCGCTGCCATCACGGCTAGATCCTACTCGGGCCTCTCTGGAAGTGTAAGCTGCGAATGCAGCCCCTTGGGTTACCAGAGCAAGCCGTCCTGGGGGCAGGGTTCTTGTGCTGCCCGTGGGTCCAGAGGCGTTAACTGCGTGTATACCCGGTTCCTTCTCTCACTAGAGTTCTCTCGGTGATGACCTGTGCTGCGCCTCTCACCCTGTGTATTTCCTAACTGCTCACCTAAAAGAAGGTTGCTCTTTCCCGCCTACGAGCACTGTCTGCTGGAATATCCAACCTGCAGGGATCCCGTAGGATGGATAAGTAGTTCAGCActtgagggtgtgtgtgtgtgaggctgaAGGCGAACGTTTCCACACAAAACAGTGTACTATTGTTGATGGCCACAGCTTACTTTAACAATAGAAAATAGTAAATCTGAAGAGGGAAAAACTGacccagaaaagaaaaagagaagctaCAGGTTCTCTAAGACTAAACGCAAGAACAAAGGTGATAACCAGATAGAACGTTCTGGAAAGTGAAGCTGAgatgtgggggaggaggagaaagcttCGAGAGCGGCGTGATGCGGCGTGAGGACCTGCGGACTTCTGCCTGGGCAGCAACGGGGCGCTGGAGAGATCTCCAAGGACGGGAGCCAGGTCCTGGCCTCGGGCACAGAGCGGCGGCGGAGGCACGGCGGGAGTCGGGGCCGTGGGGGGGTGCTCGTGTTGGGTCATACCTCACCTCACGATCTGCTTGTCTACACAAGCAGCACGTTTAGCTCCTGAAGGGACTCgagacccccctccccaccccgccccgggagAGCCACAGCTGTCCCAGGAAGGTCACGGCGCGTTCACCCGGCTGCCTGGGAGAGTCGCCGTGCCAGCAAGGGCCTCACCTAATCGGGCTGAGACAGGAACTCGGTTCTTGAGCGGCACCGGTCGGTCCTTGCTCGCCCTCTCCTGCGGCGGCTCGCACTTCATGTGGCGCCGGAAGTTCTCCCTCAGGATGGAGCGGATCACCTTCACCACGCTGGCTTTGCTCTCGCTGTCGCTGTGGGGAGAGCGCACGGCGTCAGCGCTGGCGTCCCCTGCTGCcccggcctgggcctgggcctgggggcgcCTCCTTGCCTCGCTCCCAGAGGCACAcgaggggacttcaaagagttcatagaaaatggaattaaacattttggttcagaaaaaaaaaaatcttgaaatccatgcacataaaggaaattcattatgaaaatgcctgaatttcaaaacaaattttgcaCCAGCGgctctgaattccattttccgtgaacttgaAGCTCCTGTGTATGTCCTGCACTGGAGTCTCAGCTGCCTTTGGGGGCGGGGCTGACCCCGACATTATCAAAATCCAGGAGGGCACCCACCCTGACCTGCGGTGGTTTGGGCGTCGGCAGTACCTGCAGCACAACTGAAAGATGGTTTCCGGCCGTCCCTCTACTTCTGACTTGGTGTGGATCAGCTCCCAGATGGAATTATTTTCTGTCCCTGCATGAAGAGAACGGAAACAAGCGTCTATGGCGTTGGCAGAGACGCTGTGGTTAAGAACACCCACGAAGTCTACCAAGCTGCGCGtcccccaccccgactcccacCATGGTCTGCGGCCCCTCCGCCGCGTGATTTTCACAAGGAGCTGCAGAGTGACGGCCGCCTGGGCCACTCCCACAGGCTGGCCCCGGTGCAGTCCTGTTCTGGAAACATCGGGCAGAAATTAAACAGGGGCCTGGAGCATCACTGCCTGCCTTGACCCCTCGGCCCAGTCTGTCCCCGAAACGTGAGTGTCCTGGAAGGATCGCTGGGCATTTTACAGCATCAAAAAATCTGTATCACTTGCAGTAGCACCTAATCTTCAAGAACTTCCTGGGATATCTAAATTTGCAAGAATTTTAATTTCTGGAGCTTTGTTTCTTTAATAGTTTTTAGGCCATCAAGGGTGTTAGCCAGAAAGGAAAATGGTGGAAAACTACTGGTAGTAAAGACAAGGAAACCACGAAGGGAGCCATCTGGGGGCTGCAGTTTCTCCCAGAGCCGGTAAGGAGAGGCAGGCCCTCTGCTGGCCTCCCTTCCCATGTATGCGAGGTCCCACCCACggccctttcctcctcctcctcactccccaGCATCGACCGCACCGGGCGCTTACCTGCCGGGTTCCCCAGTCTGACTTGGAGCGCAGAAATCGGGATCAACCAGCGGAACTTGAACGGGTCCAGGTCAGCAGAGCTGTGTGCAGGCCGCGAGTTGGAGGGCTGCAAGGGGAACGCCCACCAGGAGCAGCGTTGGAGGGTGCTCTCGCCCAGGGCGGACGTGTGCACAGTCGCCAGGAGGCTCCTGGGGTCTGTGCACTGGGTTCCTGGCACAGCGCCCTCACGGGTGGAGGCTGTGGGGACAGGGCGAGCCGGCCAGAGTCCCCCGTCTCTGAGCGAGAATGCCAGCCAGGCCTGCCATCCCCACGTCCCATCTGCATGGCCAGCGGTATTGACTGCCCACAGGTTTgcatggtgggtttttttttttttttgggggggggggggcaagggttAGTCAAGGTTAAAGGCATCTTGGAACAAACCCCAGTTAACACAGACTTCTGTGTGCATCGAACAAAACATGGGCCATTGCAGAGAGAAGCGGACTGCGTGCATGGCCATGTTTACAGCTATAGCAACACGCCCAGAAACACCGAGGGCTGAACTAGCTCAGGGCCCCCAGGGTCCCGGCAGGATTGGCGGCTCCACGTCACGGGAGCCCAGAGGCACAGAAAGGAAGCTTGAAATAATTCTTACCAACTTCTTTTTCAGTTTGCAGTTTTCTTTGTAGACCAGTATGACAGCTCtcttaaaaactaaagaaaggaaaagaaaaagaaaagtctgtaTTTTATACAAACTCTGGCAAAGTGAACCCAGGGCTGAATGTCTTATTAGAACAAAGCTCTTCCCATGTACGAATCTAAGCCCCCACAGTGCCGCCGCCTGAGTGAAAGAACGGCCCCTCCCTCCGTTCCGACCGCGACCTGCCGAAGCACCTGCTGATTGAAAGCTACTCTCTGAAGTCGTTCTTGGCACTCTCCTCCTCTTGCTTTATTGAAAAGCTGAGGACGGGTGTTCACCTGGGTGACAACGCTTGCTCTGCCAGCCCTCAGTGCAAATCAGGAGACTTTGAAATCCAGCAAACCATTAAGTTAGCTGATTTCAAAATAGCCTCGGGAGATCTGTTCCTGCAACACCAGGCCCGGCCCAGCCGCAGATGGCAGAAGGAGATAATGAACGTGGGGAGTCATGGGGCTTGAACTAGTCAGGGCGGGCTCTGCGCCAGTCTTCCAACTCCCTCTGGAAATCGGGGGTTACTGAAGTTCATTACGGCCACGCTATTTCACGTTCACCCTCTCTGGGATGGATACTGACCAAATACCGTGAGCTCAAGGTCCTTTCTCGCTTTTCCGAGCGACAGAAACGGGTTCAGCCAGGCCACCGTGGAGTGCATCAGAAGTTCCCCCATCGAGAGCTCTGTTACCTGCAAGGCAGGCAGGAAGTCAAGAGCAGGCTGCTTCCCGGGACAGACAGGTGCTCCAGGAAGCTCGTGGAAAATGCAGGTCAAAGGGAGGTTTATTTTCACGCCAACAAATTCTGAGAGCCATGCAGTCCAGGGCTCTCCGACCCGTTTGTGGGAAATACGTGTCATGAAAACAATTACACATAGGTTGCAAAactttataccaaaataaacttcccttttaattccGTTGCCTACATACTCTTTGCAGTAAGCTCCTATGTGGTCATTGCCAAAATGAAAGCACATTCCGTGTGATCGGTAACATAAACAAGGCATGTTGCTTTGTTGTACATGTATGTAGGCGAGGCACACGCATGTTGGTAaggcacacagcagggagctgctccacttccctaaCGTGCCCTCTACCCAGTGTCCTCATTCATGCAAAGGACCCTTAATGAATGCTCACCACAGGCTCTAATGGGTGTGCTCATAGGACAGTGCCCGCAGGGAGACCATCAGAATAAAAATCAAACTCGGTTCTTTTCTGTTCTTGGCATTTTCTACTTAAACAATGTTGCTTAAAAGTGGCTTCTTGTTCTGGCCACATTGtttaaagatctatttctttgaaagccagagtggcaaagatagaccttccatctgctggttcactccccaaatagccacaccaGCCAAGGCTAGCAGGCTAAAGCAAGGAACCagattcatccgggtctcccacatgggtgcaggggccccaacacttgagccatcttccactgctttcccaggcgcattagcagggacctggctcagaagaggagcagccgggacttgaactggcgcctatatgggatgccagcatcgcaggtggcggcttaacccactgtgccacaatgctggcctcttgtAGAATCTGATGCTTTTAAATTCCACATTTAGCCATCAAACAGAGAGACTGTCAACTGCACTTGGACTTATAAGTAAGCAGGGAGTCATCAGCCCATGATGCCACAGCAGGAGAacaggcaggcatttagcctcgtGGGTCAGACACCGGCTGCCACTTAGGGCCGGGCACTGAACCCGGGTGCTCcaagctcctgaccccagcttcctgctaccgcagaccctgggaggttcgagtaactgggctcctgccgtCGACATGGCAGGCCAGCATTGCATTCCTGACAGTCCCAGCCATTATgtgcatttgggagtgaaccagcagacagaagctttcTCCCTaatctataaattttttaaaaaaatttttcagactTTTACATCGCTTCATCTAAATTGGTCTGATTCACTGTACTCAGGTTTGCTGGCGTCAAGAAGAGCACTCGAGGCATTTTCTCCTCATTCTAAGCCGGTGGCATGGTCTGGGAggacccccaggccccaggccccccgCGCCTCACACACCTCCTTCTCCGGGCCGCTCTGCTCGGCCACGAGCTGGTCGAACACGGCGCCGTAG belongs to Oryctolagus cuniculus chromosome 5, mOryCun1.1, whole genome shotgun sequence and includes:
- the TIAM2 gene encoding rho guanine nucleotide exchange factor TIAM2 isoform X2, whose protein sequence is MTLNGEAVCDLDLKQMEALFSEKTVGLTLLARPPDTRGTLCASWSDSDLFSRDQKGLLPPPNQSQLLEEFLDNLKKNTASDFSNVPDIPTGLKRSQTDGTLDQVSHREKMEQTFRSAEQIATLCRGFDDDQTDGMEGTRESQDPPPRPLARHLSDADRLRKVIQELMDTEKSYVKDLSCLFELYLEPLQSETFLTQDEMESLFGSLPEMLEFQKVFLETLEDGIAASSDFDVLETPSQFRKLLFSLGGSFLYYADHFKLYSGFCANHIKVQKVLERAKTDKAFKAFLDARNPTKQHASTLESYLIKPVQRVLKYPLLLKELVSLTDHESEEHYHLTEALKAMEKVASHINEMQKIYEDYGAVFDQLVAEQSGPEKEVTELSMGELLMHSTVAWLNPFLSLGKARKDLELTVFVFKRAVILVYKENCKLKKKLPSNSRPAHSSADLDPFKFRWLIPISALQVRLGNPAGTENNSIWELIHTKSEVEGRPETIFQLCCSDSESKASVVKVIRSILRENFRRHMKCEPPQERASKDRPVPLKNRVPVSARLASSRSLRVLKNSSSSEWPGEPGKGHSLDSDEGSLSSSTTQSSGCPAADGRQDSKGGSPGKGLADFSDGLVKESDILSDEDDGPPPPRGGSPTRDIEIEFQRLRISEEAETQPGGGEQQPKLVRGHFCPIKRKANSTKRDRGALAKAQTRHQSLDCQSENSSLDLNSVLEREFSVQSLTSVVSEECFYQTESHGKS
- the TIAM2 gene encoding rho guanine nucleotide exchange factor TIAM2 isoform X3, producing MEGTRESQDPPPRPLARHLSDADRLRKVIQELMDTEKSYVKDLSCLFELYLEPLQSETFLTQDEMESLFGSLPEMLEFQKVFLETLEDGIAASSDFDVLETPSQFRKLLFSLGGSFLYYADHFKLYSGFCANHIKVQKVLERAKTDKAFKAFLDARNPTKQHASTLESYLIKPVQRVLKYPLLLKELVSLTDHESEEHYHLTEALKAMEKVASHINEMQKIYEDYGAVFDQLVAEQSGPEKEVTELSMGELLMHSTVAWLNPFLSLGKARKDLELTVFVFKRAVILVYKENCKLKKKLPSNSRPAHSSADLDPFKFRWLIPISALQVRLGNPAGTENNSIWELIHTKSEVEGRPETIFQLCCSDSESKASVVKVIRSILRENFRRHMKCEPPQERASKDRPVPLKNRVPVSARLASSRSLRVLKNSSSSEWPGEPGKGHSLDSDEGSLSSSTTQSSGCPAADGRQDSKGGSPGKGLADFSDGLVKESDILSDEDDGPPPPRGGSPTRDIEIEFQRLRISEEAETQPGGGEQQPKLVRGHFCPIKRKANSTKRDRGALAKAQTRHQSLDCQSENSSLDLNSVLEREFSVQSLTSVVSEECFYQTESHGKS
- the TFB1M gene encoding dimethyladenosine transferase 1, mitochondrial isoform X4, which encodes MLSDAAPGKLRIVHGDVLTFKLEKAFPESLKRHWEDDPPNVHIIGNLPFSVSTPLIVKWLEHVSCRDGPFVYGRTPMTLTFQKEVAERLAATTGSKQRSRLSIMAQYLCHVEHVFTIPGRAFVPKPEVDVGVVRFTPLIQPRIEQPFKLVEKVVQNAFQFRRKYCYRGLGMLFPEAQRLESTERLLHLADVEPTLRPRQLSIAHFRSLCDIYRRMCDGDPQLFAYDFREELRQSKHKCRHEEDRGESGDLSHCRPQDVLHVSPGQSRDQ